A genome region from Dolichospermum compactum NIES-806 includes the following:
- a CDS encoding Uma2 family endonuclease — translation MLLGFAIAQPNLHFLNRQVLESDSTPVLAKRTVGQNWQEHFQGTLLTESIKPTLQKYHPDGQYCIGQDLGIYWKMTYTPECGAEFPKWFYVPNVPPIVNGEIRHSYVLWQEFIAPLIVLEFVSGNGDKERDKTRWKGKFWIYEQVIHPAFYCIYEVNKASIEVYHFIEGQYQLLAANERGHYPIAVLGIELGIWQGKYQNLELPWLRFWDSQGNLLLSGEERAELERQKNDRLIAQLKSLGIEPEV, via the coding sequence ATTTTGTTGGGTTTCGCTATCGCTCAACCCAACCTACATTTCCTTAACCGACAAGTATTGGAATCTGACAGTACGCCTGTGTTAGCGAAGCGTACCGTAGGTCAAAATTGGCAAGAACATTTTCAAGGTACTTTACTAACAGAATCTATCAAACCCACACTACAAAAATACCACCCAGATGGTCAATATTGTATTGGACAGGATTTAGGTATCTATTGGAAAATGACGTACACTCCAGAATGCGGTGCAGAATTTCCAAAATGGTTTTATGTGCCGAACGTGCCACCTATTGTCAATGGTGAAATACGACATTCTTATGTACTTTGGCAGGAATTTATTGCTCCATTAATTGTCTTGGAATTTGTTTCTGGAAATGGTGATAAAGAACGAGATAAAACTCGCTGGAAAGGTAAATTTTGGATTTATGAACAGGTGATTCATCCGGCTTTTTATTGTATTTATGAAGTGAACAAAGCCAGTATAGAAGTTTATCATTTCATTGAAGGACAATATCAATTATTAGCAGCCAATGAACGTGGACATTATCCGATTGCCGTTTTGGGAATTGAGTTAGGAATTTGGCAGGGTAAATATCAAAATTTGGAATTACCTTGGCTACGGTTCTGGGATTCACAGGGTAATTTGTTGTTAAGTGGTGAGGAAAGGGCCGAATTAGAACGCCAGAAAAATGACCGTCTAATTGCCCAATTAAAGTCTCTTGGTATTGAACCAGAAGTTTAA
- a CDS encoding SagB/ThcOx family dehydrogenase encodes MPEIEQSIAQHYHDRTKYHPETLAGKSRNLDWNKQPVPFKEYKIGSDIDLKPYLQETAATVANQQDTKWWWRLSQLLFHSYGLTAKMPSLGNTVYLRSAPSAGGLYPAEVYLVSRGTPLLPPGLYNYQCRTHSLMHFWESDVWQSLQSACFWHPSLESTQLAIITTAVFYRSAWRYEDRAYRRIFLDTGHLLSNIQLACNIADYRSHLIGGFADEAVNELLYIDHEQEGTTAVLALADLLDVHQNLPLGRTALPSTTATNYPSIPDGELLKYFHLNTQIPVNNSSKLNLPNLELETSLEDKYNLPFCQKFSTRTTPIYWGEDLADLSNTIYKRRSTRAYTGEDLSFDELKALLDFTYQPQNYIDQNLDPHPDYFDLNLIETFVAVSGVQGLDPGCYYYAPKAQELRQIRFKNFRRELHFLCLGQELGRDAGAVLFHTADLKNAIAQYGDRVYRYLHLDAGILGQRLNLAAIWLNLGVSGIAGFFDDQVNDVLGIPVDEAVIYITTLGKPR; translated from the coding sequence ATGCCAGAAATAGAACAATCCATTGCCCAACACTATCATGACCGGACTAAGTACCACCCAGAAACCTTGGCTGGTAAAAGTCGTAATTTAGACTGGAATAAACAACCAGTACCGTTCAAAGAGTACAAAATTGGCTCTGATATTGACCTCAAACCTTATCTGCAAGAAACAGCGGCAACTGTTGCCAATCAACAAGATACCAAATGGTGGTGGCGGCTTTCTCAACTATTATTTCACAGTTATGGACTCACGGCTAAAATGCCCTCTTTGGGTAATACAGTATACTTACGCTCTGCGCCTAGTGCGGGGGGTTTATATCCGGCTGAGGTATATTTAGTTTCTCGCGGGACACCATTATTACCGCCGGGACTTTATAACTATCAATGTCGAACTCATTCTTTAATGCACTTTTGGGAAAGTGATGTTTGGCAAAGTTTACAATCTGCTTGTTTTTGGCATCCTTCCCTAGAAAGTACCCAATTAGCTATAATTACAACTGCGGTCTTTTATCGTTCGGCTTGGCGTTATGAAGACAGGGCTTATCGGCGGATTTTTCTGGATACGGGGCATCTTTTAAGTAATATTCAGTTGGCTTGTAATATTGCTGATTATCGCTCTCATTTAATTGGCGGTTTTGCTGATGAAGCTGTTAATGAATTACTTTATATTGATCATGAACAAGAAGGAACAACTGCTGTTTTAGCTTTGGCAGATTTGTTAGATGTGCATCAAAATTTACCACTAGGACGGACTGCTTTACCTTCGACAACTGCCACTAATTATCCATCTATTCCTGATGGTGAATTGCTGAAATATTTTCATCTCAATACTCAAATTCCAGTGAATAACAGTAGTAAGTTAAATTTACCAAATTTAGAACTAGAAACGTCTTTAGAAGATAAGTATAACTTACCTTTTTGTCAAAAATTTTCGACTCGAACTACACCAATCTATTGGGGAGAAGATTTAGCAGATTTATCGAATACTATCTATAAACGCCGTTCTACTCGTGCTTATACTGGTGAAGATTTAAGTTTTGATGAACTGAAAGCTTTACTTGATTTTACTTATCAGCCACAAAATTATATTGACCAAAATTTAGATCCTCACCCTGATTATTTTGATTTGAATTTAATAGAAACATTTGTAGCTGTTTCTGGAGTGCAAGGATTAGATCCAGGCTGTTATTATTACGCACCTAAAGCCCAAGAATTACGGCAAATTCGGTTTAAAAATTTCCGTCGAGAATTACATTTCTTATGTTTAGGACAGGAATTAGGCAGAGATGCAGGTGCAGTATTATTTCATACCGCTGATTTAAAAAATGCGATCGCTCAATATGGAGATCGTGTTTATCGTTATTTACACTTAGATGCAGGTATTTTAGGACAAAGGCTTAATTTAGCAGCCATTTGGCTTAACTTAGGTGTCAGTGGTATCGCCGGGTTTTTTGATGACCAAGTAAATGATGTCTTAGGTATTCCTGTGGATGAAGCAGTAATCTATATTACGACACTAGGAAAACCCAGGTAG
- a CDS encoding alpha/beta fold hydrolase: MPVRQTLSTSDIQLSYLEWNQGQKPLLLLHGMADNALVWSSLGDYLAANYHIAAPDMRGHGESSKPEQDYSFASAIADLEALMDKLGWSAAHIVSHSWTGKLAAIWARENPTRLKSITLVDPIFIWKMPSFLKITFPLLYRVLPFLKSMGPFASYQEAEQKIKQLSQYQNWSSLQQQVFQAAIEQKPNGTWGSKFTIAARDGIFDAVMEVPGFIHPIDTPALFIQPEKGVNRQNWQIQPYKTNLKNLNLCQVPGNHWPFLTNPTEFNQTVATFLASQT; the protein is encoded by the coding sequence ATGCCTGTACGTCAAACTCTATCAACATCTGATATTCAACTTTCTTATTTAGAATGGAATCAAGGTCAAAAACCATTACTGTTATTACATGGTATGGCCGATAACGCCCTAGTTTGGTCCAGTTTGGGAGATTATTTAGCAGCAAATTACCATATAGCTGCACCAGATATGCGTGGTCATGGTGAGAGTAGTAAGCCAGAACAAGATTATAGCTTTGCCAGTGCGATCGCTGATTTGGAAGCATTAATGGATAAACTAGGATGGTCTGCGGCTCATATCGTCAGCCACTCCTGGACAGGGAAATTAGCCGCTATTTGGGCTAGAGAGAACCCAACCAGATTAAAAAGTATCACCTTAGTAGATCCCATTTTTATCTGGAAAATGCCCAGTTTCCTAAAAATCACATTTCCTCTCTTGTATCGCGTCTTACCTTTCCTCAAAAGCATGGGACCATTTGCCAGTTACCAAGAAGCTGAACAAAAAATTAAACAACTCAGTCAATATCAAAATTGGAGTTCTTTGCAACAGCAAGTTTTTCAAGCCGCAATTGAACAAAAACCCAACGGGACCTGGGGTAGCAAATTCACCATAGCTGCCCGTGATGGCATTTTTGACGCAGTTATGGAAGTACCAGGTTTTATTCACCCAATTGACACACCTGCCCTCTTTATACAACCTGAAAAAGGTGTCAACCGCCAAAATTGGCAAATTCAACCTTACAAAACCAACCTCAAAAACTTAAATCTGTGTCAAGTTCCCGGAAATCATTGGCCATTTTTAACCAACCCCACAGAATTTAATCAAACAGTCGCCACTTTTTTAGCATCACAAACATGA
- a CDS encoding serine/threonine-protein kinase: MTLCINPVCPQPNHPDNDENRFCQSCGSQLELIGRYRVLRLLSDKTGFGKIYEAYQQDTPKILKVLKEELTNDSKALSLFQQEANVLQQLNHPGIPQTEGYFPYQTRNNLMLHCMVMEKIEGPNLEQWLKQQQNRPISEAQAIVWLKQLLEILDLVHNQQYLHRDIKPSNIMIRPDGQLVLIDFGTAREITRTYLTNGGGMTAISSSGYSPPEQMRGQAIPSSDFFALGRTFVFLLTGFPPKQLYDPHLDVLQWRHHANHISPLLLDFIDWLMSTEVNQRPSNAEEISRRLAEIENNLTRNTSATVNIGGLGKTEIINNPTTNNTVITTQKQPKKLPLLSWFTALIVSLLLLWWVSLAFRNTKFVALPPDYGQAPVKQGKVDYFPYEEGKDSQGRVAEFNIAVLSVEYKWQLGSTYQIKYNDQTITLDSLKSNLEQEGIQKIMENPSEIISVGTASCEGDITAEQSRALERSKQIQLLVKKIFSSTPSVKGYRLLNLGQFQRKDCQASLDSTAYQRSIIIIGVKKQAEGVILDEALRDRLEKKPFADFKLEDYSLGSIDKFKTVPSNL; the protein is encoded by the coding sequence ATGACCCTTTGCATTAATCCAGTTTGTCCTCAACCCAACCATCCAGATAATGACGAAAACCGTTTTTGTCAAAGTTGTGGTTCTCAATTGGAATTGATAGGACGTTATCGAGTATTACGTTTATTGAGTGATAAAACTGGATTTGGTAAAATTTACGAAGCCTACCAACAAGACACCCCAAAAATCCTCAAAGTCCTCAAAGAAGAATTAACAAATGATAGTAAAGCCTTATCACTATTTCAACAAGAAGCCAACGTTTTACAACAACTAAATCATCCAGGTATTCCGCAAACAGAAGGTTATTTTCCCTATCAAACCAGAAATAATCTCATGTTGCATTGTATGGTGATGGAAAAAATTGAAGGCCCAAATTTAGAACAATGGTTAAAACAACAACAAAACCGTCCCATTTCTGAAGCCCAAGCCATAGTCTGGTTAAAACAACTATTAGAAATATTGGATTTAGTTCATAACCAACAATACCTGCATAGAGATATTAAACCATCAAATATCATGATTCGTCCAGATGGACAATTAGTATTAATTGACTTTGGTACAGCTAGAGAAATTACCAGAACCTATCTAACAAATGGTGGAGGAATGACAGCAATTTCATCATCAGGTTATAGCCCTCCAGAACAAATGCGAGGACAAGCCATACCTTCATCAGATTTCTTCGCTTTAGGACGGACATTTGTATTTTTATTAACGGGATTTCCACCCAAACAATTATATGATCCTCATTTAGATGTTTTACAATGGCGACATCATGCCAATCATATTTCTCCATTATTATTAGATTTCATTGATTGGTTAATGTCCACAGAAGTCAATCAACGTCCTAGCAATGCTGAAGAAATTTCCAGAAGATTAGCAGAAATTGAAAATAACCTCACAAGAAATACCTCCGCAACCGTGAATATTGGCGGGTTAGGAAAAACAGAAATAATTAATAACCCAACTACCAATAATACCGTTATTACCACGCAAAAACAACCTAAAAAATTACCATTATTATCCTGGTTTACAGCTTTAATAGTTTCTTTATTACTACTTTGGTGGGTATCATTAGCATTCAGAAATACTAAATTTGTGGCTTTACCTCCTGACTATGGACAAGCACCAGTTAAACAAGGCAAAGTTGATTATTTTCCCTATGAAGAAGGAAAAGATAGTCAAGGGAGAGTTGCCGAATTCAATATTGCCGTCTTATCAGTAGAATATAAATGGCAATTAGGTAGCACATATCAAATTAAATATAATGATCAAACTATTACCCTTGATTCCTTAAAATCTAATTTAGAACAAGAAGGAATTCAGAAAATTATGGAAAATCCCAGCGAAATTATTTCCGTAGGAACAGCTTCTTGCGAAGGTGATATTACCGCCGAACAAAGTCGCGCCTTAGAACGTTCTAAGCAAATCCAACTATTAGTAAAAAAGATATTTAGTAGCACACCCAGTGTCAAAGGTTATCGCTTATTAAATTTGGGACAATTTCAGCGAAAAGATTGTCAAGCAAGCCTTGATTCAACAGCTTATCAACGCAGTATTATTATCATTGGTGTCAAAAAACAAGCTGAAGGGGTAATATTAGATGAAGCCTTAAGAGATAGATTAGAGAAAAAGCCTTTTGCTGATTTTAAATTAGAGGATTATTCTCTCGGTTCAATAGATAAATTTAAAACAGTACCTAGTAATTTATAG
- the trpB gene encoding tryptophan synthase subunit beta: MTTTPLSANFSQTASVPDTLGRFGRFGGKYVPETLMPALAELEAAYQQYRHESAFQAELQGLLKDYVGRATPLYFAERLTANYARPDGTGAQIYLKREDLNHTGAHKINNALGQVLLAKRMGKRRIIAETGAGQHGVATATVCARFGLECVIYMGVHDMERQSLNVFRMRLMGAEVRPVSAGTGTLKDATSEAIRDWVTNVETTHYILGSVAGPHPYPMMVRDFHAVIGEETRAQAMEKWGGLPDILVACVGGGSNAMGLFHEFVKESSVRLIGVEAAGEGVNTGKHAATLTKGQVGVLHGSMSYLLQDDDGQVIEPHSISAGLDYPGVGPEHSYMKDIGRAEYYSVTDAEALEAFQRLSKLEGIIPALETSHAIAYLETLCPQLAGSPKLIINCSGRGDKDVQTAAKFLIH; this comes from the coding sequence GTGACTACTACTCCTCTCTCTGCAAATTTCTCACAAACTGCTTCAGTACCTGATACTCTAGGACGTTTTGGCCGCTTTGGTGGTAAGTATGTTCCTGAAACTTTGATGCCGGCGTTGGCTGAATTAGAAGCAGCATATCAGCAGTATCGCCATGAATCTGCTTTTCAAGCTGAATTACAAGGTTTATTGAAGGATTATGTCGGACGGGCTACTCCTTTGTACTTTGCTGAACGGCTGACTGCTAATTATGCTCGTCCTGATGGTACGGGAGCGCAAATTTATTTAAAACGGGAAGATTTAAATCATACTGGCGCACATAAGATTAATAATGCTCTCGGTCAGGTGTTATTAGCCAAGCGCATGGGTAAACGGCGGATTATTGCGGAAACTGGTGCAGGACAACATGGTGTAGCAACGGCGACTGTTTGCGCTCGGTTTGGTTTGGAATGTGTGATTTATATGGGTGTTCACGATATGGAACGCCAATCTTTAAATGTGTTCAGAATGCGCCTGATGGGGGCGGAAGTTCGTCCGGTGTCTGCGGGGACGGGAACGCTCAAAGATGCAACTTCTGAAGCCATCCGGGACTGGGTAACGAATGTGGAAACGACTCATTACATTCTGGGTTCTGTGGCTGGTCCCCATCCTTATCCGATGATGGTTCGGGATTTTCATGCGGTGATTGGTGAGGAAACTCGCGCTCAAGCTATGGAAAAATGGGGCGGTTTGCCTGATATTCTGGTGGCTTGTGTGGGTGGTGGTTCTAATGCTATGGGACTATTTCACGAGTTTGTGAAAGAATCATCTGTGCGGTTAATTGGGGTGGAGGCTGCTGGTGAGGGTGTTAATACTGGCAAACACGCAGCTACTTTGACAAAGGGACAGGTTGGTGTGTTACATGGTTCGATGAGTTATCTTTTGCAAGATGATGATGGACAGGTGATTGAACCCCATTCTATTAGCGCTGGGTTGGATTATCCTGGTGTGGGGCCTGAACACAGTTATATGAAGGATATTGGCAGGGCTGAATATTACAGTGTTACGGATGCTGAGGCTTTGGAAGCGTTCCAACGATTGTCCAAGTTAGAGGGTATTATACCAGCTTTGGAAACTTCTCATGCGATCGCTTACCTGGAAACTCTCTGTCCTCAACTTGCTGGTAGTCCTAAGCTCATTATCAACTGTTCTGGGCGCGGCGATAAGGATGTGCAAACGGCGGCTAAGTTCTTAATTCACTAA
- a CDS encoding CAP domain-containing protein, whose protein sequence is MLRQTAFGIALSTLVIASGYMTAANPDNSSAKQTGGYQPSSLVTSQAKISNLGFETTNLEKSVFTQINQYRAKRGLKQLNLSEKISQQARIHSQNMAAGEVPFSHQGFEQRVMAIPLKYTSAAENVAYNTGYSNPANEAVSGWLKSPGHLKNLQGKYNLTGVGVATNHKGEVYLTQIFLNANK, encoded by the coding sequence ATGTTACGACAAACTGCTTTTGGCATCGCTTTAAGTACGCTTGTCATCGCTAGTGGCTATATGACTGCTGCGAATCCAGATAATAGTTCTGCTAAACAAACTGGCGGATATCAGCCTTCATCACTGGTGACAAGTCAAGCCAAAATATCTAATCTTGGGTTTGAAACTACTAATTTAGAGAAATCGGTTTTTACTCAAATTAATCAATATCGGGCAAAACGCGGGCTAAAACAACTAAATTTAAGCGAAAAAATCAGTCAGCAAGCCAGGATTCACAGTCAAAATATGGCGGCGGGTGAAGTTCCTTTTAGCCATCAAGGATTTGAACAGCGGGTGATGGCGATTCCTCTTAAATACACTAGTGCGGCAGAAAATGTGGCTTATAATACTGGATATAGCAATCCTGCCAATGAGGCGGTTTCTGGTTGGTTAAAAAGTCCCGGTCATCTGAAGAATCTTCAGGGTAAATATAATTTAACTGGGGTTGGTGTGGCTACTAATCACAAGGGGGAAGTGTATTTAACGCAAATATTTTTGAATGCTAATAAGTAG
- a CDS encoding ribonuclease D, with amino-acid sequence MTLQDFQVSDRDLSDEILAEYLKSPAIAVDTETMGLLPGRDRLCLVQLCNPEGQVTAIRIARGQTVAPNLKVLMEATDIVKVFHFARFDIATLRQNLDIIVQPIFCTKIASKLARTYTNRHGLKDVVLELEKVELDKSSQCSDWGNASNLSDAQLSYAANDVRYLLSVREKLTTMLEREERWQVAQECFQVLPTIVTLDLLQFKDLFEH; translated from the coding sequence ATGACATTACAAGATTTTCAGGTTAGCGATCGCGATTTAAGTGATGAAATTCTGGCTGAGTATTTAAAATCTCCGGCGATCGCTGTTGATACGGAAACGATGGGACTTTTACCTGGGCGCGATCGCTTGTGTCTGGTTCAACTCTGCAACCCGGAAGGACAAGTTACTGCTATTCGGATCGCTAGAGGACAAACGGTAGCACCAAATTTGAAAGTCTTAATGGAAGCAACTGATATTGTCAAAGTTTTCCACTTTGCTAGGTTTGATATTGCTACTTTACGGCAGAATTTAGATATTATTGTACAGCCCATTTTTTGTACTAAAATTGCTAGTAAGTTAGCTAGAACTTATACAAATCGTCATGGTTTAAAAGATGTGGTTTTAGAGTTGGAAAAGGTGGAATTAGACAAAAGTTCCCAATGTTCTGATTGGGGTAATGCTAGTAATTTATCTGATGCACAATTAAGTTATGCGGCTAATGATGTCCGTTATTTGTTAAGTGTACGAGAAAAGCTTACAACTATGTTAGAACGGGAAGAACGTTGGCAAGTTGCCCAAGAATGTTTTCAAGTTTTACCCACAATAGTTACTTTAGATTTATTACAATTCAAAGATTTATTTGAACATTGA
- the cas2 gene encoding CRISPR-associated endonuclease Cas2 yields MTTLFYLIIYDLPDNKAANKRRTRLHKMLSGYGKWTQYSVFECFLNAVQFAQLQTKMEKLIKSDQDSIRIYVLDSGSVKRTITYGSEVPRQEQAIII; encoded by the coding sequence ATGACTACACTTTTTTATCTAATTATTTACGATTTACCTGACAATAAAGCTGCAAATAAACGCCGCACCCGTTTACATAAGATGCTGAGTGGTTATGGTAAGTGGACTCAATACAGTGTGTTTGAGTGTTTTTTGAATGCGGTGCAATTTGCCCAATTACAAACTAAAATGGAAAAGCTGATTAAGTCTGATCAGGATTCTATTAGGATTTATGTACTAGATTCTGGTAGTGTGAAAAGAACTATTACCTATGGTTCGGAAGTACCTAGACAAGAACAAGCTATCATCATATAA
- the cas1d gene encoding type I-D CRISPR-associated endonuclease Cas1d, with product MTTLYILQPDAVLSKDYEAFQVALKQEDGTWKKQKVAAQTVNEVILMGNPQVTGDAFAYALELGMPVHYLSSFGKYLGSALPKSSRNGQLRLAQYEVYRDPVRRLELVKAIVTAKIHNQYNVLYRHNEKNNPLKERKSLVKDKHTIYEVMGVEGLAAREYFACWQRMVGKQWTFNGRNRRPPTDPVNSLLSFAYALLQGQVMAAVHIAGLDPYIGYLHEVNRGQPAMVLDLMEEFRALIADNLVLSLLHKQAIKPDDFHESLGAYRLKDHAKKTFLQAFDTKMNDEFKHPVFDYRCNYRRAIELQARLLGRHIQEGVVYKPLSLR from the coding sequence ATGACTACTCTTTATATCCTTCAACCCGATGCTGTTTTAAGTAAAGATTATGAAGCTTTTCAAGTGGCTTTAAAACAGGAAGATGGTACTTGGAAAAAACAGAAAGTTGCTGCTCAAACTGTAAATGAAGTTATTTTGATGGGTAATCCCCAAGTTACCGGTGATGCTTTTGCTTATGCTTTAGAATTAGGAATGCCTGTGCATTATCTTTCTAGTTTTGGTAAATATTTGGGTTCGGCTTTACCTAAATCTTCTCGCAATGGTCAATTGAGATTAGCACAGTATGAAGTTTATCGTGATCCTGTACGAAGATTGGAATTAGTGAAAGCAATTGTCACGGCTAAAATTCACAATCAATATAATGTTTTGTACCGACATAATGAAAAGAATAATCCTCTCAAAGAACGCAAAAGTTTAGTCAAAGATAAACACACTATTTATGAAGTAATGGGAGTTGAAGGTTTAGCTGCTAGGGAATATTTTGCTTGTTGGCAACGTATGGTAGGTAAACAATGGACTTTTAATGGCAGAAATCGCCGTCCTCCTACTGACCCGGTAAATTCTTTACTGAGTTTTGCCTATGCTTTATTACAAGGTCAAGTTATGGCTGCTGTACATATTGCAGGTTTAGATCCCTATATCGGTTATTTACATGAAGTTAATCGTGGTCAACCGGCAATGGTGTTGGATTTGATGGAGGAATTTCGAGCTTTGATTGCTGATAATTTGGTACTTTCGTTATTACATAAACAGGCAATTAAACCGGATGATTTTCATGAAAGTTTGGGTGCTTATCGCTTGAAAGATCATGCTAAAAAAACATTTCTACAAGCATTTGATACAAAAATGAATGATGAATTTAAACATCCTGTTTTTGATTATCGTTGCAACTACAGACGGGCGATAGAATTACAAGCACGTTTACTCGGTCGGCATATACAAGAAGGTGTTGTTTACAAACCTTTGTCTTTACGATGA
- the cas4 gene encoding CRISPR-associated protein Cas4 encodes MNEDYLPLAYLNAWEYCSRRFYLEYVLGEMADNEHIILGRHVHRNINEDGTFQEGETLIHQQQWVWSDRLKVSGIIDAVEESNGQLVPVEYKKGKMAQHLNDHFQVCAAALCLEERTGRTITYGEIFYHANRRRQTVAFTPQLRQMTEQAIALAHVASQNKMPAPIDYSKKCQSCSLKGICLPLEIKQLQRQEY; translated from the coding sequence ATGAATGAAGATTATTTACCTTTAGCTTATTTGAATGCTTGGGAATATTGTTCACGCAGATTTTACCTAGAATATGTATTAGGTGAAATGGCAGATAATGAACATATTATCTTAGGTCGTCATGTCCACCGCAATATTAATGAAGATGGCACATTTCAAGAAGGAGAAACCCTAATTCATCAACAACAATGGGTATGGTCAGACAGATTAAAAGTTTCTGGAATTATTGATGCTGTGGAAGAATCCAATGGTCAACTTGTACCTGTGGAATATAAGAAAGGCAAAATGGCACAACATCTGAATGACCATTTTCAAGTTTGTGCAGCGGCTTTATGTTTGGAAGAACGCACTGGTCGCACGATTACCTATGGTGAAATATTTTATCATGCCAATCGGAGACGACAAACTGTGGCATTTACACCGCAATTAAGGCAGATGACAGAACAAGCTATAGCATTAGCTCATGTTGCTAGTCAAAACAAAATGCCAGCACCTATTGATTATTCTAAAAAATGTCAATCATGCAGTCTCAAAGGCATTTGTTTACCTCTGGAAATTAAACAATTACAACGTCAGGAATACTAA
- the cas6 gene encoding CRISPR-associated endoribonuclease Cas6: protein MTLQSLVIQLGAASENTIPTTLGRAIHAQFLQWLTLGNPQIATAVHDSQESPFSLSGLIGYRRKQGTQLGDDFLIRISLLDGNLIAPLLKGVESCQDKSIYLGKCPFVIRSIYSLPGTHPLVIFSDYNILVNTSLVGNYITLEFISPTSFKQHQNIQPFPLPELVFGNLLRRWNRFAPPELQFAQIEWQGLVSAFELKTHALKMAAGAEIGAVGWVKYHFLDHEQARIANILANFAVFSGVGRKTSMGMGQVKSKV from the coding sequence ATGACTTTACAAAGTTTAGTAATCCAATTAGGTGCTGCTAGTGAAAATACAATTCCTACTACATTAGGTAGGGCTATTCATGCTCAATTTTTGCAATGGTTGACTTTAGGAAATCCCCAAATAGCAACCGCAGTTCATGATAGCCAAGAATCACCTTTTAGTTTGTCAGGATTAATTGGTTATCGGCGTAAACAAGGCACACAACTAGGTGATGATTTTCTGATTCGGATTTCTCTTTTAGATGGTAATTTAATTGCACCACTATTAAAAGGTGTAGAATCTTGCCAAGACAAATCTATTTATTTAGGAAAATGCCCGTTTGTAATTCGCAGTATTTATTCATTACCTGGAACTCATCCTTTAGTAATTTTTTCGGACTACAACATCTTAGTAAATACATCTCTAGTAGGGAATTATATCACTTTAGAATTTATTTCTCCCACCAGTTTTAAGCAGCATCAAAATATTCAACCTTTTCCCTTACCTGAATTAGTTTTTGGTAATCTTTTACGACGTTGGAACAGATTTGCACCCCCAGAATTACAATTTGCTCAAATTGAATGGCAAGGTTTAGTTTCTGCTTTTGAACTGAAAACTCATGCTTTAAAAATGGCAGCAGGAGCAGAAATTGGTGCGGTTGGTTGGGTAAAATATCACTTTCTTGATCATGAACAAGCCAGAATTGCCAATATTTTAGCTAACTTTGCCGTCTTTTCTGGAGTAGGACGCAAAACATCTATGGGTATGGGACAGGTCAAATCAAAAGTCTAA
- the cas5d gene encoding type I-D CRISPR-associated protein Cas5/Csc1 — MILYQCYLTLHDNVFFASREMGILYETEKYLHNWALSFAFFETVYIPKVYRLKGANAQKPSYLDSTQEQNLLHLNQAEIYVFPALPITWSYQVNTFKAAQVAYYGKSAQFGGEGARKNYPVNYGRAKELAIGSHFKTYIIAAETIKIPNWIRLGKWSSKIRVETSIITDIKQKSGEYMTKHPLNPLDLSTSTKLLLYNRIVMPPASLVSQAQLTGDYYQLPDQTCLPIGVAYGASITE, encoded by the coding sequence ATGATTCTCTACCAATGTTACCTAACCTTACATGATAACGTTTTCTTTGCTAGTCGGGAAATGGGTATACTTTACGAAACCGAAAAATATCTACACAATTGGGCATTAAGTTTTGCCTTTTTTGAAACCGTATATATTCCTAAAGTCTATCGTCTTAAAGGTGCAAATGCCCAAAAACCCAGTTATTTAGATTCTACCCAAGAACAAAACCTTTTACATCTCAATCAAGCAGAAATTTATGTTTTTCCAGCTTTACCTATTACTTGGTCATATCAAGTTAATACTTTTAAAGCTGCACAAGTTGCCTATTATGGAAAATCCGCACAATTTGGTGGTGAAGGGGCAAGAAAAAATTATCCTGTTAACTATGGTCGTGCTAAAGAATTAGCAATTGGTAGCCACTTCAAAACCTATATTATCGCTGCTGAAACTATCAAAATTCCTAATTGGATTCGGTTGGGTAAATGGTCATCTAAAATACGAGTTGAAACAAGTATAATCACAGATATTAAACAGAAATCAGGAGAATATATGACCAAACATCCTTTAAATCCATTAGATTTATCCACATCAACTAAATTATTACTTTATAACCGGATTGTGATGCCTCCTGCAAGTTTAGTTAGTCAAGCCCAACTCACCGGTGATTATTATCAATTACCTGATCAAACTTGTTTACCTATAGGAGTAGCTTATGGGGCAAGTATTACAGAATAA